The genomic segment CTTCCGTTCCCGCCTCTTCCTTTCTCTCTGGTTTGCGGACCCGCTCCAGCCGGGGATCGGTCACGAACGGCTCGTAGCGGGGAAGTCGGAGGCTCACCTCGTCGCCATCCTCCACCAGCAAATCGATCTCTTCGAGCCGCTCGGTAAAAGTGGCCAGCAGAACTCCATCGCTCGTCTCGAGCTTCAGCAGAAGGCGTTTCGAGTCGGTGGACTTCTCCGCCACGACTCCATGCACGACGCCGCCGGGGAAGAAAGCCTCGGGAACGTAGCTCCTCCACCATTGGGGCGCCACCGCGAGGCCAAGCGCTCCCAACATGAAACCGATTACGAACCCCAGAAAGAATCGGCTCTTTCTTTTTTCGCGATTATCCATATCCATCAATCTCCATCGCCCGCCGAATCGAGCCGTTCGAGGAGACGCTCGTGGGCGGCGGAACTCTCCACCAAAACGAGAAGGATATCGCCCCTCTCGAGCCGGGTCCGTCCCCGGGCAAGCAGACTCTCCTGCTCGCGGACGACGGCGACGACGAGCGTGTCGTCAGCGAGGTGGAGCTCCGAGAGCGTCTTGCCCGCTGTCGGTCCCGCGGGTACCTCGACGAGCTGCAGGCCTCCGCGGCTCACGAGAGTGAAGTCGAGCCGATGAAAGCCGTAGAGCGCCGATACGATGTGGGCCGCCGCCGCCAACCTCGGCGCTATGATATCAGTGACGCCTATCTCTTTCAGCGCGGCGCGTAGCCCCACCTCATCGAGCTTCACGACGACCTTGGAGACTCCCGCGCGGCGTCCGAGCATGGCGATCACGGCGTTGATCGCGTCCGACCCGGTCACCGCCACGAGAGCATCC from the Vicinamibacteria bacterium genome contains:
- a CDS encoding NAD-binding protein; protein product: MRAVIVGAGGIGTELVRILARRKDNDLVVIEENEERAREISAEIDALVLHGDGTHPEILSKARLGESDALVAVTGSDAINAVIAMLGRRAGVSKVVVKLDEVGLRAALKEIGVTDIIAPRLAAAAHIVSALYGFHRLDFTLVSRGGLQLVEVPAGPTAGKTLSELHLADDTLVVAVVREQESLLARGRTRLERGDILLVLVESSAAHERLLERLDSAGDGD